Part of the Paeniglutamicibacter sulfureus genome, TCTGTGGCGTACCGTCATCCAGTCCCAGGTTCCCGTAGTAGGAGTTCAGCTGCAGCTGCGGGTTGATCGCGTTCGGGTCGCCGGATATTGCAAACCCAGTCTCATCGGTCATGGCCGTGGGCAGAAGGAATCCCTGGAATCCAAGTTGCTCGGGATTCGCGTCGGGGACCTTGACGACCATCAACGAGGTGTACATGCCATCCTGGGGCACCGAGACCACGGGACCGCTGAAGGAGATGTCTCCGTTGCCGTCACGTACTGTAACGACGGGGGCGTAGCCGTTGCCAACCAGGTACATGTCAGCGCCATCGATGCGCAACGGATGGTTGACCCGAAGTTTTTCCTTCTCAGGTTCGGCATCCGGACTGCGCCGGGTCTCGACCTCGGCCGTGAAATCGATTGGCTGGCCGAAGTGTGTCGTGGATTCGCGGTCAAAGGTGATATTGAACTTGTCGAGCTTTACCGAATATGGATCCAGGGAGTCTTCCTGGAACCAGGTTCCGGGCTTGAAGGAATCGTAGGACACCAAGGAATTCACGAAGGTCTCCCCCTCGACAAGTACCCGCTGTCCGTTGTACCCGAAGGCGCCACCGACTCCAACCGAGGCCAATAGGCCAACGAGGGAGATGTGAAAGAGCAGGTTGCCGATTTCACGACTGTATCCACGTTCCGCGCCTACTGATGGGCTGGCGCCCTCTGGCCTGGCTTCGGAGCGGTACCCACGCTTCTTGAGAAGCCCGGTGATATCCCGTACGACTTGTTCGTCGCTGATTCCCGACTCGTCAGCAGTCTGGATCTCGATGGTGCCGTTCTGGGGCAACCGGTTAAGTCGTGACGGGGTTCTGGGTGGCGGTGTGCGAAGCGCCTGCGCGTGCTTTTTTACGCGCGGCAGGATGCACCCGACCAGG contains:
- the resB gene encoding cytochrome c biogenesis protein ResB, giving the protein MAKRDSKKDVAVPALGFKGMLRWGWTQLTSMRTALFLLLLLAVAAVPGSLFPQRSINPEQVTTYLTNKPTTGEWLDRFQLFDVYSSVWFSAIYLLLFISLVGCILPRVKKHAQALRTPPPRTPSRLNRLPQNGTIEIQTADESGISDEQVVRDITGLLKKRGYRSEARPEGASPSVGAERGYSREIGNLLFHISLVGLLASVGVGGAFGYNGQRVLVEGETFVNSLVSYDSFKPGTWFQEDSLDPYSVKLDKFNITFDRESTTHFGQPIDFTAEVETRRSPDAEPEKEKLRVNHPLRIDGADMYLVGNGYAPVVTVRDGNGDISFSGPVVSVPQDGMYTSLMVVKVPDANPEQLGFQGFLLPTAMTDETGFAISGDPNAINPQLQLNSYYGNLGLDDGTPQNVYVLETDELTELNSRNLDAGGIVLGAGQTYELPDGKGSISFDGLKRFIGVDIAYDPSKRPVAIFAALALLGLAISLFTPRRRAWVKIKNSVDGSGREERIIEYGLLARGEDHRLESEAKELRKLLEQQWPANARAGV